AGAGATTTTAAACTACCCGTCTCTCCTGATCCGGAACAGATGATAAGCAAATCTCCCATTTGAGAATGAGGTGAGCCTATTTCTCCTATTACACTAACAGAAAAACCAAGATGCATTAAGCGATTTGCAAAAGCTTTGATTGCTAATCCGGAACGTCCTGTACCTGCTATAAATATATGCTTTGCATTTTTAACTTGATCTAGAAAGGAATGTAATTCTTGCGAATTGATTTTCTTTGCGTTCTCAGATAATTCATTCAAAATATTTATTGTATAGTTTTCCATTTAATATACACCTGACTTTTTACGGATTTCGTAATTTCGACAACCCTATTATTAATGCCTATTTACTTCAGACAGCGCATGATAAAGTTGCTCGAATTTATATTTTTGATCGTCATCAGATTCAAAAATATAGCCACCGGACACGAATATATCAGCTCCTGCTTCCGCACATTTTTTAATTGTTTGAGGATTAATTTTTCCATCTACTTCAATTAGATACCTATAGCCATTTGTTGTTCGCTCATTTTTAAGGGTTTCAATTTTTTTCAATGTTTCAGGAATAAAACTTTGATTAAGCATTCCTGGATTAATGGTCATCACCAATACTACGTCAACTATATTCAGAACAGGTGTAATCCATTCAATCGGTGTAGCTGGGTTAATTGCTACACCAACCTTTTTGTTTTTTGATTTGATTAGTTGGATAATATGCATTGCATGATTAGTAGCTTCAATATGAAAAGTAATCATATCTGCTCCCAAGTCTGCAAATCTCTCAACAATTTTTTCTGGCTTGTCAACCATCAGATGGACATCGAGAGTGATATCTGTAAAGCTACTAAGTTCATTAACAATACTTGGGCCAAAAGCCATATCTGGAACAAAATGACCGTCCATAACATCGATATGCAATAATTGGATACCTATTTCTTTCATTACAGTTAATGTATTCTCTAAATTACTTATTTTTGAGCTGAATAGTGACGGAGCAATTTGATATTTAGTGTCCACAAGTTATTCCCCCATAATCAGAGTATTAACCACCCGATTTCTTTCTCTAAGCTGATCCCAATCGACAAAATAAAGTCTTCCTAGAGAACCTGAGAGTAGCTCTCCATCTCTAATAATAAAAGTCTGTGAATTTGTTCCATAAATTGAAGCTCGTAAATGAGCGTCAGTGTTCAACATGACCCACTTTTCAGGAGGATAATCAGAATCACTCAATGATAATCCAAATTCAATATGTTTTGGCCCTGGACTGTTGTATTGATGTTCACTTGTCATTTTGGGAACAATTTTTTCCATGACATTATTAATGTCTACATGTAAGTAGTCATCATCATAGTAATTGGTATCATGCATAGTTTCTTCATAAAAAAACGAACACGTTGTATGAGGTGTTGTAACCACTAAAGTGCCATTTAATATCTTAGACTCTTTAAGAATACTATTTAACGAATCACG
The window above is part of the uncultured Trichococcus sp. genome. Proteins encoded here:
- the rpe gene encoding ribulose-phosphate 3-epimerase, producing MDTKYQIAPSLFSSKISNLENTLTVMKEIGIQLLHIDVMDGHFVPDMAFGPSIVNELSSFTDITLDVHLMVDKPEKIVERFADLGADMITFHIEATNHAMHIIQLIKSKNKKVGVAINPATPIEWITPVLNIVDVVLVMTINPGMLNQSFIPETLKKIETLKNERTTNGYRYLIEVDGKINPQTIKKCAEAGADIFVSGGYIFESDDDQKYKFEQLYHALSEVNRH
- the hxlB gene encoding 6-phospho-3-hexuloisomerase; amino-acid sequence: MENYTINILNELSENAKKINSQELHSFLDQVKNAKHIFIAGTGRSGLAIKAFANRLMHLGFSVSVIGEIGSPHSQMGDLLIICSGSGETGSLKSLAEKANRSGVRIALVTTNKASTLVKIADAAVVLPGLMKNDTRGSSDNFSQPMGAAFEQLAFLVFDGLVINLMEDMKETSETMFNRHADFE
- a CDS encoding YjbQ family protein encodes the protein MMIHHNEIKIQTVANRPSYHDLRDSLNSILKESKILNGTLVVTTPHTTCSFFYEETMHDTNYYDDDYLHVDINNVMEKIVPKMTSEHQYNSPGPKHIEFGLSLSDSDYPPEKWVMLNTDAHLRASIYGTNSQTFIIRDGELLSGSLGRLYFVDWDQLRERNRVVNTLIMGE